In Actinomadura citrea, a single window of DNA contains:
- a CDS encoding sensor histidine kinase, producing MSRTPVSALFWRILGINGLIFVVGTLVLAVGPVTVSTPILLGEFLVLLGGLAVMVAANALLLRAGLAPLEGLTALMARMDSLRSGDRLPAGGNGDLFHVVEQFNAMLDRLEADRSTSTALVLDAQEAERRRIAQELHDEIGQTLTVVLLELKSVVDRAPEEVAEELRDVQEAVRSSLDEVRRVARRLRPGVLDDLGLTSALTALATDFSGTGGPRVTRRVQPGPEGLGADAELVIYRIAQESLTNVWRHSGARNAELSLTEDEEGRVVLRVADDGTGPPDRVGSGIHGMRERAMLIGAQLTIGPADGGGTEVRLVVPPSGARRA from the coding sequence GTGAGCAGGACACCCGTGTCCGCGCTTTTCTGGCGCATCCTCGGCATCAACGGCCTGATCTTCGTGGTCGGCACCCTCGTGCTGGCGGTGGGACCCGTCACCGTGTCGACGCCGATCCTGCTGGGCGAGTTCCTCGTGCTGCTGGGCGGCCTGGCGGTCATGGTCGCGGCGAACGCCCTCCTGCTGCGCGCCGGCCTGGCGCCGCTGGAGGGGCTCACCGCGCTGATGGCGCGCATGGACTCGCTGCGCTCCGGCGACCGGCTGCCGGCCGGCGGCAACGGCGACCTGTTCCACGTCGTCGAGCAGTTCAACGCGATGCTCGACCGGCTGGAGGCCGACCGCAGCACCAGCACCGCCCTCGTGCTGGACGCGCAGGAGGCGGAGCGCCGCCGCATCGCCCAGGAGCTGCACGACGAGATCGGCCAGACCCTCACCGTGGTGCTGCTGGAGTTGAAGTCGGTGGTGGACCGGGCGCCGGAGGAGGTCGCGGAAGAGCTGCGGGACGTCCAGGAGGCCGTCCGGTCCAGCCTGGACGAGGTGCGCCGCGTCGCCCGCCGGCTGCGCCCCGGCGTCCTGGACGACCTGGGGCTGACCAGCGCGCTCACCGCCCTCGCCACGGACTTCTCCGGGACGGGCGGCCCGCGCGTGACCCGCCGCGTCCAGCCCGGGCCTGAGGGGCTCGGCGCGGACGCCGAACTGGTGATCTACCGGATCGCGCAGGAGAGCCTGACGAACGTGTGGCGGCACTCGGGCGCGCGGAACGCCGAGCTGTCGCTCACCGAGGACGAGGAGGGGCGCGTCGTCCTGCGGGTGGCCGACGACGGGACCGGCCCGCCGGACAGGGTGGGCTCCGGCATCCACGGGATGCGGGAGCGCGCGATGCTCATCGGCGCGCAACTGACGATCGGCCCGGCGGACGGCGGCGGCACCGAGGTGAGACTGGTCGTCCCGCCGAGCGGCGCCCGCCGGGCCTGA
- a CDS encoding response regulator, translating into MHTRESATRILLADDHALVRRGLRLILDAEPDLTVVAEAADGAEVLDALAAGGVDLAILDIAMPRMTGLQAAREISRRFPDVRTLILSMYDNEQYLFEALKAGASGYVLKSVADRDLLHAVRAAMRGEPFLYPAAVTALIREYLDRDRRGEGQAGILTPREEEIIKLVAEGYSSKRIAETLTISVKTVDRHRANILGKLGMRDRLELTKYAIRVGLVEP; encoded by the coding sequence GTGCACACCCGGGAGTCGGCCACCCGGATCCTGCTCGCCGACGATCACGCGCTGGTGCGCCGGGGGCTGCGCCTGATCCTGGACGCCGAGCCCGACCTGACCGTGGTGGCGGAGGCCGCCGACGGGGCGGAGGTGCTCGACGCGCTCGCCGCGGGCGGCGTCGACCTGGCGATCCTCGACATCGCGATGCCGCGCATGACGGGGCTGCAGGCCGCGCGGGAGATCTCCCGCCGCTTCCCCGACGTGCGGACGCTGATCCTGTCGATGTACGACAACGAGCAGTACCTGTTCGAGGCGCTGAAGGCGGGCGCGTCCGGGTACGTGCTGAAGTCCGTCGCCGACCGCGACCTGCTGCACGCCGTCCGCGCCGCGATGCGCGGCGAGCCGTTCCTGTACCCGGCGGCCGTGACCGCGCTGATCCGCGAGTACCTCGACCGGGACCGGCGCGGGGAGGGGCAGGCCGGCATCCTGACGCCGCGCGAGGAGGAGATCATCAAGCTGGTAGCGGAGGGCTACTCCTCCAAGCGGATCGCCGAGACCCTCACGATCAGCGTCAAGACCGTGGACCGGCACCGCGCCAACATCCTCGGCAAACTCGGGATGCGCGACCGGCTGGAGCTGACGAAGTACGCGATCCGCGTCGGGCTCGTCGAACCCTGA
- a CDS encoding CBS domain-containing protein, with product MQARDIAVQVPTVTLGDSIAHAIQVMALGRLPGLIVIDEAQRPRVVLPGTQVLRLAVPVAYQEDPALTRTVDEAHADVFWHEIRDLTVGDCLATPTPRPVLVRTSATLLELATLMARQRSPLVAVVDEAGLLAGAVTLDRLLSALALTRPGD from the coding sequence ATGCAAGCGCGGGACATCGCCGTACAGGTGCCCACCGTGACCCTGGGCGACTCGATCGCCCACGCGATCCAGGTCATGGCGCTCGGGCGGCTGCCCGGTCTGATCGTCATCGACGAGGCGCAGCGCCCCCGGGTCGTCCTGCCGGGCACGCAGGTGCTGCGGCTGGCGGTCCCCGTCGCCTACCAGGAGGATCCGGCGCTGACGCGGACGGTGGACGAGGCGCACGCCGACGTCTTCTGGCACGAGATCCGCGACCTCACGGTCGGCGACTGCCTCGCAACGCCCACTCCCCGCCCGGTGCTCGTCAGGACGTCCGCGACGCTGCTGGAGCTCGCCACCCTGATGGCGCGGCAGCGCAGCCCCCTCGTCGCCGTGGTGGACGAGGCGGGCCTGCTGGCCGGCGCGGTCACGCTCGACCGGCTGCTGTCGGCGCTGGCGCTGACCAGGCCCGGCGACTGA
- a CDS encoding SLC13 family permease, with protein MTAVAALAVFVVAFFFIATEKADKVKVVLVAAGVMTVLGLAPGAEVFFSEHDGIDWNVIFLLLGMMIIVGIVKGTGLFDYLAIWAAKRSRGRPYRLLVMLMLITAIASPFLDNVTTIMLVAPVTVVVCNRLRVPAHPYLIAEVLASNIGGAATLIGDPPNIIIASRAGLTFNDFLVHMAPIVVVVFIAFVLLARVLFRSSFRYDERYAAEVMSLDERRAITDPALLTRCLAVLGLVIVGFSLHSVLHVEPSVVALVGAGVMLLVSRVQVPDVLEEVEWPVLVFFMGLFVMVSALGHTGVIERIGTWSADAVGDDYFAAATALLFGSAVLGAFFDNIPYAATMAPIVEGMAAGAPDPTTAQALWWSFALGADFGGNGTAVAASANVVAIGIAAKTGNPISFWQFTRYGIIVTVLSTLMAWVYVALRYF; from the coding sequence GTGACCGCGGTCGCGGCGCTCGCCGTCTTCGTGGTCGCGTTCTTCTTCATCGCGACCGAGAAGGCCGACAAGGTCAAGGTCGTCCTCGTCGCCGCCGGCGTGATGACGGTGCTCGGGCTCGCCCCCGGCGCCGAGGTCTTCTTCTCCGAGCACGACGGGATCGACTGGAACGTCATCTTCCTGCTGCTCGGGATGATGATCATCGTGGGGATCGTCAAGGGCACCGGGCTGTTCGACTACCTGGCGATCTGGGCGGCCAAGCGCTCCAGGGGAAGGCCGTACCGGCTGCTGGTGATGCTGATGCTCATCACCGCGATCGCCTCGCCGTTCCTGGACAACGTCACCACGATCATGCTGGTGGCGCCGGTGACGGTCGTCGTCTGCAACCGGCTGCGCGTCCCGGCCCACCCCTACCTCATCGCCGAGGTGCTGGCGTCCAACATCGGCGGCGCCGCGACCCTGATCGGGGACCCGCCGAACATCATCATCGCCAGCCGGGCGGGGCTGACGTTCAACGACTTCCTCGTCCACATGGCGCCGATCGTGGTGGTCGTGTTCATCGCGTTCGTGCTGCTGGCCCGGGTGCTGTTCCGCTCCTCCTTCCGGTACGACGAGCGGTACGCGGCCGAGGTGATGTCGCTGGACGAGCGCAGGGCGATCACCGATCCGGCGCTGCTCACCCGGTGCCTGGCCGTGCTCGGCCTCGTCATCGTCGGGTTCTCGCTGCACTCGGTCCTGCACGTCGAGCCGTCCGTCGTCGCGCTCGTCGGCGCGGGCGTGATGCTGCTGGTGTCGCGCGTCCAGGTCCCGGACGTCCTCGAAGAGGTGGAGTGGCCCGTCCTGGTCTTCTTCATGGGGCTGTTCGTGATGGTGTCCGCCCTCGGGCACACCGGCGTCATCGAGAGGATCGGAACCTGGTCGGCGGACGCGGTCGGCGACGACTACTTCGCCGCCGCCACCGCCCTGCTGTTCGGGTCGGCCGTGCTCGGCGCGTTCTTCGACAACATCCCCTACGCGGCGACGATGGCGCCGATCGTGGAGGGGATGGCCGCGGGCGCGCCCGACCCCACGACCGCGCAGGCGCTGTGGTGGTCGTTCGCGCTGGGCGCGGACTTCGGCGGCAACGGGACGGCCGTCGCCGCGAGCGCCAACGTGGTCGCGATCGGCATCGCCGCCAAGACCGGCAACCCGATCAGCTTCTGGCAGTTCACCCGGTACGGGATCATCGTGACGGTGCTGAGCACGCTGATGGCGTGGGTCTACGTGGCCCTGCGCTACTTCTAG
- a CDS encoding NAD(P)H-quinone dehydrogenase, giving the protein MTRIVIIGGGPGGYEAALVAAQLGADVTVVERDGPGGACVLTDCVPSKTLIATSTRIAVMSESAGLGLRFNGGPDGIVGALEADMATVNKRVKDLARAQSFDVAERLAYEDVKIVRGEARLVEPHVVAVGERRIPADIVLLATGATPRVLPGAEPDGERILNWRQLYDLPELPEELIVVGSGVTGAELAGAYLSLGSKVTLVSSRDRILPTEDADAAAVLQDVFLRRGMNVMSRSRAAAVERSGDGVIVTLEDGTKVEGTHCLMTVGMVPNTRGIGLEEVGVRCDARGFVEVDKVSRTSVPHIYASGDCTGVLMLASVAGMQGRIAMWHALGEAVQPLKLGWVSSNIFTDPEVASVGVTQHMVDSGDVNARTVMLPLFTNARAKMQGFEDGFVKLFCRPSTGIVLGGVIVAPRASELILGVSIAVQQHLTVDQVAHTFAVYPSLSGSITEASRRLMAEHAY; this is encoded by the coding sequence GTGACCCGCATCGTGATCATCGGAGGAGGCCCGGGCGGTTACGAGGCCGCGCTCGTCGCGGCGCAGCTCGGCGCAGACGTGACCGTCGTCGAACGGGACGGTCCGGGCGGCGCGTGCGTGCTCACCGACTGCGTGCCCTCCAAGACGCTCATCGCCACCTCGACCCGCATCGCGGTCATGTCGGAGTCCGCCGGCCTCGGGCTGCGCTTCAACGGCGGCCCGGACGGGATCGTCGGCGCCCTCGAGGCCGACATGGCCACCGTCAACAAGCGCGTGAAGGACCTCGCACGGGCCCAGTCGTTCGACGTCGCGGAACGGCTCGCCTACGAGGATGTGAAGATCGTCCGCGGTGAGGCGCGGCTGGTCGAGCCGCACGTCGTGGCCGTGGGCGAGCGCCGCATCCCCGCCGACATCGTGCTCCTCGCGACCGGCGCGACGCCGCGCGTGCTGCCCGGCGCGGAGCCCGACGGCGAGCGCATCCTGAACTGGCGCCAGCTCTACGACCTGCCGGAGCTGCCCGAGGAGCTGATCGTGGTCGGCTCCGGCGTGACGGGCGCCGAGCTCGCGGGGGCGTACCTGTCGCTCGGCTCGAAGGTGACGCTGGTCTCGTCGCGGGACCGGATCCTGCCGACCGAGGACGCCGACGCCGCGGCCGTCCTGCAGGACGTGTTCCTGCGGCGCGGCATGAACGTCATGTCGCGGTCGCGGGCGGCCGCCGTGGAGCGTTCGGGCGACGGCGTGATCGTCACGCTGGAGGACGGGACGAAGGTCGAGGGCACGCACTGCCTGATGACCGTGGGCATGGTCCCGAACACCCGGGGCATCGGCCTGGAGGAGGTCGGCGTGCGGTGCGACGCGCGCGGCTTCGTCGAGGTCGACAAGGTGTCGCGGACGTCAGTGCCGCACATCTACGCCTCCGGCGACTGCACGGGCGTGCTCATGCTCGCGTCCGTCGCCGGCATGCAGGGGCGCATCGCGATGTGGCACGCGCTGGGCGAGGCCGTGCAGCCGCTGAAGCTCGGCTGGGTCTCCTCCAACATCTTCACCGATCCCGAGGTCGCGTCGGTCGGCGTGACGCAGCACATGGTCGATTCCGGGGACGTCAACGCCCGGACGGTCATGCTGCCCCTGTTCACCAACGCGCGCGCCAAGATGCAGGGCTTCGAGGATGGTTTCGTGAAGCTGTTCTGCCGCCCGTCCACGGGGATCGTGCTCGGCGGCGTGATCGTGGCGCCGCGGGCGAGCGAACTGATCCTCGGCGTGTCGATCGCCGTCCAGCAGCACCTCACCGTCGACCAGGTGGCGCACACGTTCGCGGTCTACCCGTCGCTGTCGGGCAGCATCACCGAGGCGTCCCGCCGGCTGATGGCCGAGCACGCCTACTAG
- a CDS encoding gamma-glutamylcyclotransferase, translating into MALYAAYASNMDPEQMSGRAPHSPMRGTGWLAGWRLTFGGQDKGWDGALATVVEDDSEQVFVVIYDVPAWDEKELDAWEGAALNVYRKFRVRVQTLDGDALCWMYVLDDYEGGLPSARYLGILADAAEKAGAPDDYVKDLRTRPCKSLGD; encoded by the coding sequence GTGGCTCTGTACGCGGCGTACGCCTCCAACATGGACCCCGAGCAGATGTCCGGCCGGGCTCCCCACTCGCCCATGCGCGGCACCGGCTGGCTCGCCGGATGGCGCCTGACCTTCGGGGGGCAGGACAAGGGCTGGGACGGGGCACTCGCGACGGTCGTCGAGGACGACTCCGAGCAGGTCTTCGTCGTCATCTACGACGTGCCCGCCTGGGACGAGAAGGAGCTCGACGCCTGGGAGGGGGCCGCGCTCAACGTCTACCGCAAGTTCAGGGTGCGGGTGCAGACGCTCGACGGCGACGCGCTGTGCTGGATGTACGTCCTGGACGACTACGAGGGCGGGCTGCCGTCCGCGCGCTATCTCGGCATCCTCGCCGACGCCGCCGAGAAGGCGGGCGCGCCCGACGACTACGTCAAGGACCTGCGCACACGGCCCTGCAAGTCGCTGGGCGACTGA